TGCGTGCGGTTATTATCTTCAATGGCCCTGATGTCACTCACCGTATATTGAGCCTGCCCGGGAGCACTGATCTCACTGGTGACCACAGTGATGTTAGATTTGTTGAGGTGTTGTCCTAAAAATGCTTTCAGATTATTTATTGCAGCAGCGGATGGCTCATAACCGGAAGCATACTGTATTTCAATGATCAGGTTATTATAAGTTTCTGATGATAGAAGGTCATTGGCTGATACCCCGACATTCTGATTATTAGATGGGTTGTTGGTTACTTCATTTTCATCATCATCGCTACATCCGCCGATGAATATTGAAAAAAGGATTAAACTTAATGCCGCAAAGTATTTCAAAAGGTTAATCTTCATAACTTAGTCATTGGTAAGACCTTTATGGTACGTAATAAATATTTGAAGACAAAATTTTTATCGATAAAATGATCCTGATAGCCGATAGCGGGGCAAGTAAAGCCGATTGGAGGTTGATTGACGCAGAAACGAATATTCAGCAGTTTCAGTCGCTTGGCATTAATCCATATCATCAAAAAGCTGAAAATATAAAGGCGGAGATCATGGAATCTTTAAAGCCAAAGATTTCAGATCCTGTGCATCAATTGTTCTTTTATGGCGCAGGCTGTTCTTCGGCCGCCAATAAACAGACACTGAAAACCATTTTTGAAGAGGCTTTTCCCAATGCCTTAATTACCGTTGATCATGATCTAATGGGAGCTGCCAGGTCATTGTGCGGCTATGATCCGGGGATAGCCTGTATTCTCGGTACAGGTGCAAATTCGTGCTATTATGATGGCAACAGTATCACTTCCAATGTCCCTTCGTTGGGGTTCATTATGGGAGATGAGGGTAGTGGTGCCTGGCTGGGTAAAAAGCTGTTGGGTTCTTTTATCCGGGGTGAACTGGGCGATGAACTTGAAAGCAAAATGATCAAACGCTTTGACCTGAACAGGGATACCATTCTTGAACATGTATACCAAAAGCCCTTTCCTGCAAGGTACATGGCAGGGTTTTCCAAATTTATCTTCCAGAACATCAAGCATCCGGTGCTTTACAGGCTGGTGTACCGGGGTTTCGAACTGTTTTTTGAGAAGAAT
This region of Fulvivirga ulvae genomic DNA includes:
- a CDS encoding N-acetylglucosamine kinase — translated: MILIADSGASKADWRLIDAETNIQQFQSLGINPYHQKAENIKAEIMESLKPKISDPVHQLFFYGAGCSSAANKQTLKTIFEEAFPNALITVDHDLMGAARSLCGYDPGIACILGTGANSCYYDGNSITSNVPSLGFIMGDEGSGAWLGKKLLGSFIRGELGDELESKMIKRFDLNRDTILEHVYQKPFPARYMAGFSKFIFQNIKHPVLYRLVYRGFELFFEKNIEKYDQYRQLPVHFTGSVAFYYSNILRQVANDRGITVRNIVESPIAGLTLYHQNSVMR